From the genome of Thunnus thynnus chromosome 1, fThuThy2.1, whole genome shotgun sequence, one region includes:
- the ero1a gene encoding ERO1-like protein alpha: protein MKLVVFLLLLLQASRSADSRCFCQVTGDLDDCACDVETIDGFNNDQLFPKLQTLLESDYFRFYKVNLDKPCPFWKIGSHCGMKDCAVKPCSPNEVPEGIRSPSHNKYSAEANEQLEECEKAERLGAVNVSLSDETREALQDWSKHDDEAERFCVVDDERSPDSQYVDLLLNPERFTGYTGPEDWKIWNSIYEENCFKPYRVKRPLQPNVFQSSSGSEGGFYSWLEGQCVEKRAFYRLVSGLHASINIHLSARYLLEDSWFQKKWGHNVTEFRKRFDSELTGGEGPKRLRNLYFLYLIELRALAKALPFFQQPSFQLYTGRPEEDQKHKEMLLQILQLTRSFPLPFDETSLFGGDEKEAAKLKEDIRLAFLNISRIMDCVGCFKCRLWGKLQTQGLGTALKILFSERQIEALPTSSGQRPSFQLSRQEIVSLLNAFGRISTSIRELKNFRSLLEEER from the exons ATGAAGCTGGtggtcttcctcctcctcctcctccaggcgTCCCGGTCCGCAGACAGCAGGTGTTTCTGTCAG GTCACAGGTGACCTGGATGACTGCGCCTGTGATGTGGAGACCATCGACGGCTTCAACAACGACCAACTTTTCCCAAAACTTCAAACTCTTCTGGAGTCTGACTACTTCAGGTTCTACAAG GTGAACCTGGATAAACCGTGTCCGTTTTGGAAGATCGGCAGTCACTGTGGTATGAAGGACTGTGCTGTGAAGCCCTGCTCTCCT AACGAGGTGCCAGAAGGAATCCGATCCCCCTCCCACAACAAG taTTCAGCAGAAGCAAACGAGCAGCTGGAAGAGTGTGAGAAGGCTGAGCGCCTCGGAGCTGTAAATGTCTCTTTAAG TGATGAGACCAGAGAGGCTCTGCAGGATTGGAGCAAACACGATGACGAGGCCGAACGCTTCTGTGTGGTTGACG ATGAGAGGTCACCAGATTCCCAGTATGTGGACCTGCTGCTGAACCCGGAGCGCTTCACAGGCTACACAGGACCAGAGGACTGGAAGATCTGGAACAGCATCTATGAGGAGAACTGCTTCAA ACCGTATCGTGTTAAACGACCGCTACAACCCAATGTCTTCCAAAGCAGCTCAGGAAGTGAAG GAGGCTTCTACAGCTGGCTGGAAG GTCAGTGTGTGGAGAAGAGAGCTTTCTACCGGCTCGTCTCTGGCCTCCACGCCAGCATCAACATACATCTGAGCGCCAGATACCTCCTGGAAG ACAGCTGGTTTCAGAAGAAGTGGGGTCACAACGTCACAGAGTTCAGGAAGCGTTTCGACTCGGAGCTGACGGGCGGCGAGGGGCCCAAGAGGCTCCGTAACCTCTACTTCCTGTACCTGATAGAGCTGCGAGCGCTGGCCAAAGCTCTGCCGTTCTTCCAGCAGCCGTCCTTCCAGCTGTACACCGGCCGGCCGGAGGAGgaccagaaacacaaagagatgcTGCTGCAGATCCTGCAGCTGACCAG ATCTTTCCCTCTGCCCTTTGATGAGACTTCTCTGTTTGGTGGCGATGAAAAGGAAGCAGCCAAACTGAAG GAGGACATCAGACTGGCCTTCCTCAATATCTCCAGGATCATGGACTGTGTCGGCTGCTTCAAATGTCGACTGTGGGGGAAACTGCAG aCTCAGGGATTAGGCACGGCGTTAAAGATCTTGTTTTCAGAGCGACAGATTGAAGCTTTGCCCACATCCAGCGGCCAGCGACCCAGTTTCCAGCTCAGCCGGCAGGAGATCGTCTCCCTGCTCAATGCTTTCGGAAG GATTTCCACGAGCATCAGGGAGCTGAAGAACTTCAGAtcgctgctggaggaggagcggTGA